One window of Peteryoungia desertarenae genomic DNA carries:
- a CDS encoding type II toxin-antitoxin system RelE/ParE family toxin produces the protein MTRPVVWAADAMRDTLEILRHIAEDDPDVAERIVDLIEVAGYRLGEVPTGRPGRVRGTFEKSLAPLPWILCYAIEDSFDEQRILILRVIHTARNWPKGDWPQSS, from the coding sequence ATGACGCGGCCGGTCGTCTGGGCGGCCGATGCCATGCGCGACACGCTCGAGATCCTCCGGCATATCGCGGAAGACGACCCGGATGTGGCCGAGCGCATCGTCGATCTCATCGAGGTCGCAGGCTACCGGCTTGGCGAGGTCCCCACGGGCCGCCCCGGACGCGTCCGGGGCACATTCGAGAAATCGCTCGCTCCGCTGCCCTGGATCCTTTGCTATGCCATCGAGGACAGCTTCGACGAACAACGCATCCTCATTCTCAGGGTCATCCATACCGCCCGCAACTGGCCGAAAGGGGATTGGCCTCAAAGCTCATGA
- a CDS encoding carbon-nitrogen hydrolase family protein: MTSLTLAACQYKIELIETWESYVLHLTQLVHQAVERGAELVLLPEYAGLVLAGQLESDTRSDLHGSIAGIQPLIPAWVELCEALARTHAIVFQPGSAPVLDPDGQYRNRAFLFGPDGLIGHQDKIIMTRFEREQWGIAAGKHGLTALDTPLGKLGILICYDNEFPMLARNLAEQGVDLILAPSCTDTLAGAYRVRIGAQARALENQIAVLSSPTAGTAPWSPAMDENRGRAALYVPSDYGMPPSGIYAESESDAVEESHWLITEIDLDTVRRLRTEGQVATRRDWPEQFGV, encoded by the coding sequence ATGACATCCCTCACCCTTGCCGCCTGCCAGTACAAGATCGAGCTCATCGAGACCTGGGAGTCTTACGTCCTCCACCTGACGCAGCTCGTGCATCAGGCCGTCGAGCGCGGTGCGGAACTCGTGCTGCTGCCGGAATATGCCGGCCTCGTGCTCGCCGGCCAGCTTGAGTCTGACACCCGCTCTGACCTCCACGGTTCGATTGCCGGCATCCAGCCGCTGATCCCGGCCTGGGTCGAACTCTGCGAAGCACTCGCCCGCACCCATGCCATCGTCTTCCAGCCCGGCTCCGCACCGGTGCTCGATCCTGACGGTCAATACCGGAACCGCGCCTTCCTCTTCGGTCCCGACGGCCTGATCGGCCATCAGGACAAGATCATCATGACACGCTTCGAGCGCGAGCAATGGGGGATTGCCGCCGGAAAGCACGGCCTCACCGCCCTCGACACGCCGCTTGGCAAGCTCGGCATCCTGATCTGCTACGACAATGAATTCCCGATGCTCGCCCGCAATCTTGCCGAGCAAGGCGTCGACCTGATCCTGGCGCCTTCCTGCACCGACACGCTGGCCGGCGCCTATCGCGTGCGCATCGGCGCCCAGGCCCGGGCGCTGGAAAACCAGATCGCCGTCCTATCCTCACCCACCGCAGGCACCGCTCCCTGGTCGCCGGCGATGGACGAAAACCGCGGCCGCGCTGCCCTTTACGTCCCTTCCGACTACGGTATGCCGCCCAGTGGCATCTATGCGGAAAGCGAGAGCGACGCGGTCGAGGAAAGCCATTGGCTGATCACCGAGATCGACCTCGACACCGTGCGGCGCCTCAGAACCGAAGGCCAGGTCGCCACCCGCCGCGACTGGCCGGAACAGTTTGGGGTTTGA
- a CDS encoding CRTAC1 family protein: MRPVFSLSALFVLGLATGPAMANGSPVTPRFVDETATSGIESTYRGGYEFMVGGGAASFDCNEDGFPDLYLAGGEGKAKFYRNTSKVGGNLAFEEMASGLELDLVIGAYPLDVDGDGIKDLIVLRSGENVAMRGLGECRFERANEAWGFDGGDAWSTAFSATFEKGAVWPTIAIGNYIDRFEDFEPWGSCTANWLHRPVSNSERRFGEPLPLDPSYCPLSILFTDWDRSGTPSLRVSNDREYYKGGQEQMWQIRPGETPRLFTEEDGWKYLRIWGMGIASYDVNFDGYPDYFLTSMADNKLQVLDQAPENGQARPSYKDIAFARGVTAHRPYTGGEIRPSTAWHTEFEDVNNDGLVDLFIAKGNVAEMPDFAARDPNNLLVQGEDGRFIEMGEEAGIASMATGRGGALADFNLDGLVDLVVVNQGSSVEIWRNETPDAGRFLALALSDTGPNRDAIGAFIEVRHQGRLLTREVTSGGGHVGGKIGWIHFGLGADSEAEFRVLWPEGEAGDWQRVATNGFYVVERGAEPKAWVPGAR, translated from the coding sequence ATGAGGCCCGTTTTCTCTCTCTCGGCGCTGTTTGTCCTCGGCCTCGCGACCGGTCCGGCCATGGCGAACGGGTCTCCCGTCACGCCGCGCTTCGTCGACGAAACCGCCACAAGCGGTATCGAAAGCACCTATCGCGGCGGCTATGAATTCATGGTCGGTGGCGGGGCCGCAAGCTTCGACTGCAATGAAGACGGCTTTCCCGATCTCTATCTCGCCGGCGGCGAGGGCAAAGCCAAATTCTACCGCAATACCAGCAAGGTTGGCGGCAACCTGGCCTTCGAGGAAATGGCGTCCGGCCTCGAACTGGACCTCGTCATCGGCGCCTATCCGCTCGATGTCGATGGCGACGGGATCAAGGACCTGATCGTTCTGCGCTCCGGCGAAAATGTCGCCATGCGCGGCCTTGGCGAATGCCGCTTCGAGCGCGCCAATGAGGCCTGGGGCTTTGACGGCGGCGATGCCTGGTCAACCGCTTTCTCGGCCACCTTCGAGAAAGGCGCCGTCTGGCCGACAATCGCAATCGGTAATTACATTGACCGCTTCGAGGATTTTGAACCTTGGGGCTCCTGCACCGCCAACTGGCTGCATCGTCCGGTGTCGAATTCCGAGCGCCGCTTTGGCGAACCGCTGCCGCTCGATCCCTCCTATTGCCCGCTTTCCATCCTCTTCACCGACTGGGATCGCTCCGGCACGCCCTCGCTGCGCGTCTCCAATGACCGCGAATATTACAAGGGCGGTCAGGAGCAGATGTGGCAGATCCGGCCCGGTGAGACGCCGCGCCTCTTCACGGAGGAGGATGGCTGGAAATATCTGCGCATCTGGGGCATGGGCATTGCGAGCTACGACGTCAATTTTGACGGCTATCCCGACTATTTCCTGACCAGCATGGCCGACAACAAGCTGCAGGTGCTGGATCAGGCACCGGAAAACGGGCAGGCCCGCCCGAGCTACAAGGACATTGCCTTTGCCCGGGGTGTAACGGCGCATCGCCCCTATACCGGTGGTGAAATCCGCCCCTCGACCGCCTGGCATACCGAATTCGAGGACGTCAACAATGATGGCCTTGTCGACCTCTTCATCGCCAAGGGCAATGTTGCCGAGATGCCGGATTTTGCCGCCCGCGATCCGAACAATCTGCTGGTGCAGGGCGAGGATGGCCGCTTCATCGAGATGGGCGAAGAGGCCGGCATTGCCAGCATGGCGACAGGCCGAGGCGGCGCACTAGCCGATTTCAATCTCGATGGTCTGGTCGATCTCGTTGTCGTCAATCAGGGCTCGTCGGTCGAGATCTGGCGCAACGAAACGCCGGATGCCGGACGCTTTCTGGCTCTGGCCCTGTCCGACACGGGTCCCAATCGCGACGCCATCGGCGCTTTCATCGAGGTCCGCCATCAGGGCCGTCTGCTGACCCGCGAAGTCACCTCCGGCGGCGGCCATGTCGGCGGCAAGATCGGCTGGATCCATTTCGGTCTGGGAGCCGACAGTGAGGCGGAATTCCGCGTGCTCTGGCCGGAAGGCGAAGCAGGCGACTGGCAGCGGGTGGCGACCAACGGGTTTTACGTGGTGGAGCGCGGGGCAGAGCCAAAAGCCTGGGTGCCAGGCGCGCGATGA
- a CDS encoding SelT/SelW/SelH family protein, whose amino-acid sequence MSDRYKPRISIVYCSQCNWLLRAGWMAQELLQTFGDGLKEVALIPGTGGNFEIRVDDTLVWERKRDGGFPGPKELKQLVRDVIDPDRDLGHVDRTRKESADGGN is encoded by the coding sequence GTGAGCGACAGATACAAACCACGCATCAGCATAGTCTATTGCAGCCAGTGCAACTGGCTCCTGCGCGCCGGATGGATGGCACAGGAATTGTTGCAGACCTTCGGTGATGGGCTGAAGGAAGTTGCGCTCATCCCCGGCACCGGAGGCAATTTCGAAATTCGGGTCGATGACACCCTGGTCTGGGAAAGAAAGCGGGATGGCGGCTTTCCGGGGCCGAAGGAACTGAAGCAACTGGTTCGTGATGTCATTGACCCGGATCGGGATCTTGGTCATGTGGACCGGACCAGGAAGGAATCCGCTGACGGGGGGAACTGA
- the lepA gene encoding translation elongation factor 4 — protein sequence MSTSTRTHLDHIRNFSIVAHIDHGKSTLADRLIQMTGGLADREMSEQVLDNMEIEKERGITIKAQTVRLHYKANNGETYVLNLIDTPGHVDFAYEVSRSLSACEGSLLVVDASQGVEAQTLANVYQAIDNNHELVTVLNKVDLPAAEPERIKEQIEEVIGIDASEAVLISAKTGLGIPDVLEAIVHKLPAPKSEGGEKAPLKALLVDSWYDTYLGVMVLVRIIDGVLTKGQTIRMMGTGARYSVERVGVLTPKMVNVDSLGPGEIGFITASIKEVADTRVGDTITDDRRPTEKALPGFKPAQPVVFCGLFPVDAADFEDLRAAMGKLRLNDASFSFEMESSAALGFGFRCGFLGLLHLEIIQERLEREFNLDLVATAPSVVYQMVMTDGTEKELHNPADMPDVVKIEEIREPWIKATIMTPDDYLGGILKLCQDRRGIQTELTYVGNRAMITYELPLNEVVFDFYDRLKSISKGYASFDYNIMDYRDGDLVKMSILVNGDPVDALSMLVHRSAADRRGRGMCEKLKELIPPHMFQIPIQAAIGGKVIARETVRALRKDVTAKCYGGDASRKRKLLDKQKEGKKRMRQFGKVEIPQEAFIAALKMGDE from the coding sequence ATGAGCACATCGACCCGCACCCATCTCGACCATATCCGCAACTTCTCCATCGTCGCCCATATCGACCATGGCAAATCGACGCTGGCCGACCGCCTGATCCAGATGACCGGCGGCCTGGCCGATCGTGAGATGTCGGAACAGGTTCTCGATAACATGGAGATCGAGAAGGAACGCGGCATCACCATCAAGGCCCAGACGGTGCGCCTGCACTACAAGGCCAACAACGGCGAGACCTATGTGCTGAACCTGATCGACACGCCCGGACATGTCGACTTCGCCTATGAAGTGTCGCGCTCGCTCTCGGCCTGCGAAGGCTCGCTTCTCGTCGTCGACGCCTCTCAAGGCGTCGAGGCCCAGACGCTGGCCAATGTCTATCAGGCGATCGACAACAATCACGAGCTGGTCACCGTGCTCAACAAGGTGGACCTGCCCGCCGCAGAACCCGAGCGCATCAAGGAACAGATCGAGGAAGTCATCGGTATCGATGCCTCGGAAGCCGTGCTGATCTCGGCAAAGACCGGTCTCGGCATCCCCGATGTTCTCGAAGCCATCGTCCACAAGCTGCCGGCACCGAAGAGCGAAGGCGGCGAGAAGGCCCCCCTCAAGGCGCTGCTGGTCGACAGCTGGTACGACACCTATCTCGGCGTCATGGTTCTCGTGCGCATCATCGATGGCGTGCTGACCAAGGGCCAGACGATCCGCATGATGGGCACGGGTGCGAGATATTCCGTCGAACGCGTCGGCGTGCTCACGCCTAAGATGGTCAATGTCGACAGCCTCGGACCCGGCGAAATCGGCTTCATCACCGCCTCGATCAAGGAAGTGGCCGATACCCGCGTCGGTGACACGATCACCGATGACCGCCGTCCGACGGAAAAGGCCCTGCCGGGCTTCAAGCCGGCGCAGCCGGTCGTCTTCTGCGGCCTCTTCCCCGTCGACGCCGCAGATTTCGAGGATCTCCGCGCCGCCATGGGCAAGCTGCGCCTCAACGACGCCTCCTTCTCGTTCGAAATGGAAAGCTCGGCAGCGCTCGGCTTCGGCTTCCGCTGCGGCTTCCTCGGCCTGCTGCACCTCGAAATCATCCAGGAGCGCCTGGAGCGCGAGTTCAATCTTGACCTCGTCGCGACCGCCCCGTCCGTTGTCTACCAGATGGTCATGACAGACGGCACGGAGAAGGAGCTGCACAACCCCGCCGACATGCCCGATGTCGTGAAGATCGAGGAAATCCGCGAGCCGTGGATCAAGGCGACGATCATGACGCCGGACGATTATCTCGGCGGCATCCTGAAGCTCTGCCAGGACCGCCGCGGCATCCAGACCGAACTCACCTATGTCGGCAACCGCGCGATGATCACCTATGAGCTGCCACTCAACGAAGTGGTCTTCGATTTCTACGACCGCCTGAAGTCGATCTCCAAGGGTTACGCCTCCTTCGACTACAATATCATGGACTATCGTGACGGCGACCTCGTGAAGATGTCGATCCTGGTCAATGGCGATCCCGTCGATGCGCTCTCCATGCTCGTCCACCGATCGGCAGCCGACCGCCGCGGTCGCGGCATGTGCGAGAAGCTGAAAGAGCTCATCCCGCCGCATATGTTCCAGATCCCGATCCAGGCCGCGATCGGCGGCAAGGTGATCGCCCGCGAAACCGTCCGCGCGCTGCGCAAGGACGTCACCGCCAAGTGCTACGGCGGCGACGCATCCCGCAAGCGCAAGCTTCTCGACAAGCAGAAGGAAGGCAAGAAGCGCATGCGCCAGTTCGGCAAGGTCGAGATCCCGCAGGAAGCATTTATTGCGGCGCTGAAGATGGGCGATGAGTGA
- a CDS encoding NlpC/P60 family protein has protein sequence MGMPTDHKLDARLHAARADLADIRLKGRVEADRFVAGEPAHVCVSLVDLRPAPALSRGIDTQLLFGEPVSVFDRANGFAWVQSGLDGYVGYVPEETISTTEPSPTHLIAVPRSFVYSGPDLRLPRRHALSLGSRLAVTGEAETRGTRYLLLADGSAVVAAHCRSVHDAMESDYVAIAARLLETPYLWGGRSAFGIDCSGLVQLSLQMVGERAPRDSDMQATGLGQPILQSELVRGDLVFWKGHVGIMEDENTLLHANGHTMSVAREDLDGAIARIAWLYQQPTGFRRPLVKT, from the coding sequence ATGGGAATGCCGACCGACCACAAGCTTGATGCCCGCCTTCATGCGGCGCGCGCCGATCTCGCCGACATTCGGTTGAAGGGCAGGGTAGAGGCAGACCGCTTTGTCGCTGGCGAGCCTGCCCACGTTTGCGTGTCGCTGGTTGATCTGAGGCCTGCGCCGGCTCTGTCACGTGGCATCGACACGCAATTGCTGTTCGGTGAGCCTGTCAGCGTCTTCGACCGGGCCAATGGGTTCGCCTGGGTGCAGTCCGGCCTGGATGGCTATGTCGGCTATGTGCCGGAGGAGACGATCAGCACGACGGAACCATCGCCAACTCATCTCATCGCAGTGCCGCGCAGCTTCGTCTATTCGGGTCCGGACCTTCGTCTTCCCCGTCGGCATGCCCTCTCGCTTGGCAGCCGGCTTGCAGTCACTGGAGAGGCTGAGACCCGTGGTACACGCTATCTCCTCCTTGCCGATGGTTCGGCCGTAGTCGCTGCCCACTGCCGCTCCGTCCATGACGCGATGGAAAGCGATTATGTGGCGATTGCCGCCCGCCTGCTGGAAACGCCTTATCTCTGGGGCGGTCGCTCCGCATTCGGCATCGATTGCTCCGGGCTCGTCCAGCTGTCTTTACAGATGGTCGGCGAGCGGGCTCCCCGCGATAGTGACATGCAGGCCACCGGACTCGGTCAGCCGATCCTTCAATCTGAACTGGTACGCGGCGATCTTGTTTTCTGGAAGGGCCATGTCGGCATCATGGAGGATGAAAACACCTTGCTGCACGCCAATGGTCACACCATGAGTGTCGCACGCGAGGATCTCGATGGTGCAATTGCCCGCATCGCATGGCTCTACCAGCAACCGACCGGCTTCCGCCGTCCGCTCGTCAAAACGTGA
- a CDS encoding CopG family ribbon-helix-helix protein, with amino-acid sequence MSSRTTMTIEIRQDVKDQLDALASGADQSSQRLAEDAVTAFVEQELALRQSIERNLEQGRAGDTVAHSDAIVEMRAVIAAVRGKRAARG; translated from the coding sequence ATGTCGTCCCGCACCACCATGACAATCGAGATCCGCCAGGACGTGAAGGACCAGCTTGATGCGCTGGCATCCGGCGCCGACCAAAGCAGCCAGCGCCTCGCCGAAGACGCGGTCACCGCCTTTGTCGAGCAGGAACTTGCCTTGCGGCAATCTATTGAGAGAAACCTTGAGCAAGGTCGGGCGGGCGACACCGTTGCCCATTCAGACGCAATCGTCGAGATGCGCGCCGTGATTGCCGCAGTGCGTGGCAAACGGGCAGCGCGGGGATGA
- a CDS encoding vanadium-dependent haloperoxidase: MKAVARRLPAMWLVIFSLLAMPAAASERLTTAMVIDDWYKLVLNLVRHTPTYSPPVASRAFAYLGITAYEANASGNPALKSLAGQLNGLTPLPSRNPAVTYDDVVVLNAALASAAGYFFDNTGPTGQRTMKRVTERMAARVSEGVDPQVLAASEAHGRAIFEHVRAWADQDGGAKVQNMGFPLDYAVSTEPGRWVPTSTIGQQQTPLLPQWASNRTFAMPKPETCNLPPPPEYSEAEGSEFRKEAEEVYLAVKNLTPEQEIIARFWSDDPMLSPTPPGHWIAIALDALDMVDADGAKSADLLARLGVGLADAFIGCWYSKFDFDLIRPVTYIRKVMDPTWEPILITPPFPEYPSGHSTQSGAAATVLTAFFGENFAFIDDTHVDDGLAARSFPSFWAAAEEAGISRLYGGIHFRAAIDRGLDQGRCIGEYTVQLVTAQ, encoded by the coding sequence ATGAAAGCGGTGGCAAGACGGTTGCCGGCCATGTGGCTGGTCATTTTTTCACTTCTGGCGATGCCGGCGGCTGCCTCCGAGCGCCTGACCACTGCAATGGTGATCGATGACTGGTACAAGCTGGTGCTCAATCTCGTGCGCCACACGCCGACCTATTCACCGCCCGTGGCAAGCCGTGCCTTTGCCTATCTCGGCATCACCGCCTATGAAGCCAATGCCTCCGGCAATCCTGCGCTCAAAAGCCTTGCCGGTCAGCTCAACGGCCTGACGCCTCTGCCATCCCGCAATCCCGCGGTCACCTATGACGATGTCGTTGTGCTCAATGCAGCGCTTGCCTCGGCCGCTGGCTATTTCTTCGACAATACCGGTCCGACCGGGCAGCGCACGATGAAACGCGTCACCGAACGCATGGCGGCGAGGGTGTCTGAAGGGGTCGATCCGCAAGTGCTGGCCGCCAGCGAGGCCCATGGTCGGGCAATCTTCGAGCATGTCCGTGCCTGGGCGGATCAGGATGGCGGCGCGAAAGTCCAAAACATGGGCTTCCCGCTCGACTATGCGGTTTCGACGGAGCCCGGTCGCTGGGTGCCGACCAGCACGATCGGCCAGCAGCAGACGCCGCTCCTGCCGCAATGGGCGAGCAACCGCACCTTCGCCATGCCAAAGCCCGAGACCTGCAACCTGCCACCGCCGCCCGAATACAGCGAGGCCGAAGGATCGGAATTTCGCAAGGAAGCCGAGGAAGTCTACCTGGCGGTCAAGAACCTCACGCCTGAGCAGGAGATTATCGCCCGCTTCTGGTCGGATGATCCGATGCTGTCGCCGACCCCGCCCGGTCACTGGATCGCAATCGCGCTCGATGCCCTCGATATGGTCGATGCCGATGGTGCCAAGAGTGCCGATCTTCTCGCCCGTCTTGGTGTCGGTCTGGCCGATGCCTTTATCGGCTGCTGGTATTCGAAGTTCGACTTCGACCTGATCCGGCCTGTCACCTATATCCGCAAGGTTATGGATCCGACCTGGGAGCCGATCCTGATCACGCCGCCCTTCCCGGAATATCCAAGCGGCCATTCGACCCAGTCGGGTGCAGCCGCTACGGTGCTGACCGCCTTCTTCGGCGAGAACTTCGCCTTTATCGACGACACCCATGTCGATGACGGGTTGGCGGCACGGTCCTTCCCCAGCTTCTGGGCCGCAGCCGAGGAGGCGGGTATTTCGCGCCTTTACGGCGGCATCCATTTCCGCGCAGCAATCGATCGTGGCCTTGATCAGGGCCGCTGTATCGGTGAATACACGGTCCAGCTGGTGACGGCGCAATGA
- a CDS encoding leucyl aminopeptidase family protein, with the protein MVPYQYIERPSPFSTKGGKTLPVFAVTPAHVETGTLDPLALDWARKAGFKAEAGAVLLVPGDDGHLAGALFGLGANPSENPFITGKLARSLPAGDWHIETAPLTANRLLLGYGLGSYSFDFYRKARVTEPHLLIPQDADAADIKRQLAGVFLARDLINMPANDMTPADIEAAARALAGHYKADIQVISGDELLESNFPLIHAVGRASAVAPRLVDMRWGKKGHPKLTLVGKGVSFDTGGLDIKPSSSMLLMKKDMGGAANVLGLALMIMDAKLKVDLRVLIPAVENAISGNAFRPGDVYRSRKGLTVQIDNTDAEGRLVLADALTFADEEQPDLLIDMATLTGAARVALGPDVPPFFTDDEELAHQLFDASLETDDPLWRLPLHKGYERLLKTLIADLTNAPSGGMAGSITAALFLKRFVSTGRRWVHLDVFGWSQSERPHAPVGGEAQGIRALYRYLRQTY; encoded by the coding sequence ATGGTTCCGTATCAGTACATCGAGCGCCCTTCTCCGTTCAGCACGAAGGGAGGCAAGACGCTGCCCGTCTTTGCCGTCACTCCGGCCCATGTGGAGACAGGCACACTGGACCCGCTGGCCCTTGATTGGGCCAGGAAGGCGGGCTTCAAGGCTGAAGCAGGCGCCGTTCTGTTGGTCCCGGGAGACGATGGACATCTCGCCGGTGCACTCTTCGGATTGGGTGCCAACCCTTCGGAAAACCCGTTCATCACCGGAAAGCTCGCCCGCAGCCTTCCCGCTGGCGACTGGCACATCGAAACCGCCCCGTTGACCGCCAATCGCCTGCTTCTGGGCTATGGACTTGGCTCTTACAGCTTTGATTTCTATCGCAAGGCCCGGGTTACAGAACCACATTTGCTTATTCCCCAGGATGCCGATGCCGCAGACATAAAGCGGCAGCTTGCAGGCGTCTTCCTCGCCCGCGATCTGATCAACATGCCCGCAAATGACATGACTCCGGCTGATATCGAAGCCGCAGCCCGTGCACTTGCCGGTCATTACAAGGCTGATATTCAGGTGATCTCCGGCGATGAACTGCTGGAGAGTAACTTTCCTTTGATCCATGCCGTTGGACGCGCCAGTGCGGTTGCACCCCGGCTTGTCGACATGCGCTGGGGCAAGAAAGGACATCCCAAGCTGACACTCGTCGGTAAGGGCGTGAGCTTCGACACCGGCGGCCTCGACATCAAGCCCTCTTCATCCATGCTGCTGATGAAGAAGGACATGGGCGGGGCTGCCAATGTTCTTGGCCTTGCCCTGATGATCATGGACGCGAAGCTGAAAGTGGATCTGCGCGTTCTCATTCCGGCAGTTGAGAACGCAATTTCCGGAAATGCCTTCCGACCTGGTGACGTCTATCGAAGCCGAAAAGGGCTAACCGTCCAGATCGATAACACCGACGCCGAAGGTCGGTTGGTTCTCGCAGACGCGCTCACTTTCGCCGATGAGGAACAACCCGACCTGTTGATCGATATGGCAACACTGACCGGTGCTGCCCGCGTTGCGCTCGGTCCGGATGTGCCGCCATTCTTTACGGATGACGAGGAACTGGCCCATCAGCTATTCGACGCCAGCCTTGAGACGGATGATCCCTTATGGCGCCTGCCCCTGCACAAGGGATATGAGCGGCTGCTGAAAACACTGATCGCCGATCTGACCAATGCGCCATCCGGCGGCATGGCAGGCTCCATCACAGCAGCCCTGTTCCTCAAGCGCTTCGTTTCGACGGGTCGGCGCTGGGTTCATCTGGATGTGTTTGGCTGGAGCCAGAGCGAGAGGCCTCATGCTCCTGTTGGCGGCGAGGCCCAGGGGATCCGTGCCTTGTATCGATACCTGCGCCAGACCTATTGA
- a CDS encoding GNAT family N-acetyltransferase: MALTIQSFSGSDAAPFFDDLARLRTTVFRDFPYLYEGNPAYEQTYLSTYAKSEGSVFVIARDGDQVVGVATGTPMAGETEEVKRPFLAAGLDPDQFFYFGESVLLPQYRGQGIGVKFFEGREAQARTLGLRYATFCSVERPADHPRRPADYQPLDTFWQKRGYTHYPALRTTFTWRDLDENVESPKPLSFWIRDLNP; this comes from the coding sequence ATGGCGCTTACCATCCAATCCTTTTCCGGCAGCGACGCCGCCCCCTTCTTCGACGACCTTGCGCGGCTCAGAACCACCGTGTTCCGCGATTTTCCCTATCTCTACGAGGGAAATCCGGCCTACGAACAGACCTATCTCTCTACCTATGCGAAATCCGAGGGCTCAGTCTTCGTCATTGCCCGCGATGGTGACCAGGTGGTTGGGGTTGCCACGGGAACGCCGATGGCGGGCGAGACCGAGGAGGTCAAACGCCCCTTCCTTGCGGCAGGGCTCGATCCAGATCAGTTCTTCTATTTCGGCGAAAGCGTGCTTTTGCCGCAGTATCGCGGCCAGGGAATCGGCGTGAAATTCTTCGAAGGTCGCGAGGCGCAGGCAAGGACGCTCGGCCTGCGCTATGCCACCTTCTGCTCCGTCGAGCGCCCTGCCGACCATCCGCGCCGGCCTGCCGACTATCAGCCGCTCGACACCTTCTGGCAAAAACGCGGCTACACCCATTACCCTGCGCTTCGGACCACCTTCACCTGGCGCGACCTTGATGAAAACGTGGAAAGCCCGAAGCCGCTTTCCTTCTGGATCCGGGATCTGAACCCATGA
- a CDS encoding type 1 glutamine amidotransferase, producing the protein MRVAIIENSRITHAGQVGVALTEARAEVTVIRAYSGEALPGPGDHDALVVFGGEQNALDDDRHPYLPCLANLMHTYGEAGKPVLGICLGSQLLARAYGAQNRIGIAPEFGWRAIERTKAAESDPVLSAVPEQFWSFQWHDDTFDLPASAVHLAENADVRHQAFRVGRAAYGFQFHFEASRAVVANWSREFPDMIERKEPGWLTRHPELAERHGALSDEAGLALARAWVRLINP; encoded by the coding sequence ATGCGCGTCGCCATAATCGAAAATTCCAGGATCACTCATGCCGGCCAGGTTGGCGTCGCCCTCACGGAGGCGAGGGCAGAGGTAACTGTTATCCGGGCCTATTCCGGTGAGGCTCTGCCCGGTCCTGGAGACCATGATGCGCTTGTGGTCTTCGGCGGTGAACAAAACGCGCTAGACGACGACAGGCATCCCTATCTGCCCTGTCTTGCCAATCTGATGCACACCTATGGCGAGGCGGGAAAACCCGTCCTCGGCATTTGTCTCGGCAGTCAGTTGCTGGCCCGCGCCTATGGCGCGCAAAACCGAATCGGCATCGCACCTGAGTTTGGCTGGCGAGCAATTGAACGGACGAAAGCTGCGGAGAGTGACCCTGTGCTTTCAGCCGTGCCGGAGCAATTCTGGTCCTTCCAGTGGCATGACGACACCTTCGATCTGCCGGCTTCTGCCGTCCATCTCGCCGAAAATGCCGATGTCCGCCACCAGGCCTTCCGCGTGGGCCGCGCCGCCTATGGCTTCCAGTTCCATTTCGAGGCCAGCCGCGCCGTGGTGGCCAACTGGTCGCGGGAGTTTCCTGACATGATCGAGCGAAAGGAACCGGGCTGGCTTACCCGTCATCCCGAGCTTGCCGAACGCCATGGAGCCTTGTCGGATGAGGCGGGACTGGCGCTGGCCCGCGCCTGGGTCCGGCTGATCAATCCCTGA
- a CDS encoding MarR family transcriptional regulator — translation MSLELTASQALGLWHDVTLEQVRRQGPDLSMRQFAILLHIYLVPPPHTVRGLAAALNVTKPVVTRALDTMGAFGLVDRVRDDLDRRSVIVKRTVAGAQFLSDFGDLIIEKGRRPGH, via the coding sequence ATGAGCCTTGAACTGACAGCAAGCCAGGCACTAGGCCTGTGGCATGACGTGACGTTGGAGCAGGTCAGGCGTCAGGGGCCTGATCTCAGCATGCGACAGTTTGCCATTCTCCTGCACATCTATCTTGTGCCGCCCCCGCACACTGTCCGCGGCCTTGCCGCAGCCCTCAATGTCACGAAGCCGGTCGTCACGCGTGCGCTGGATACCATGGGTGCGTTTGGACTGGTGGACCGTGTCCGTGATGATCTCGATCGACGCAGCGTGATCGTCAAACGCACCGTTGCTGGCGCCCAGTTTCTGTCGGATTTTGGCGATCTGATCATCGAAAAGGGCCGCAGGCCGGGTCATTGA